In Zingiber officinale cultivar Zhangliang chromosome 6A, Zo_v1.1, whole genome shotgun sequence, a single genomic region encodes these proteins:
- the LOC121997212 gene encoding beta-glucuronosyltransferase GlcAT14A-like isoform X2, with protein sequence MLARDARLPSRLLARFELSLFFVTGGWAADQKDEVVVRSLSKGPSDPPVFAYWISGTGGDSRKILRLLKAVYHPRNHYLLHLDAGCEALERKSLALSIGSERLFRAFRNVDVIGQSYPVDKTGPSAVAAALHGAAILLRLNANWDWFITLSASDYPLVTQDDLLHVFTSLPRNLNFIDHTSDLGWKEWGRFDKIIVDPSLYMENNTSLFWTSGDRKTPNSFKLFMGSPWVILSRPFVEHCVHGSDNLPRKLLMYFANVAYSAEAYFQTVICNTPEFQNTTINNDLRYFVWDDPPGLEPLFLNQTNLKDLIKSRAAFARKFMESDPMLKKIDKKILRCQSKQWCFCQTGNKAVKNSEGDPCLSWDNVNIIKPSKSVLRLKSLVTELISSNNLYSNQCKF encoded by the exons ATGCTCGCTCGCGACGCCCGTCTGCCTTCGCGACTGCTGGCGCGCTTTGAGCTCTCTCTATTTTTCGTCACCG GAGGATGGGCTGCTGACCAGAAGGATGAAGTTGTAGTTCGGTCTCTATCGAAGGGGCCTTCAGATCCTCCTGTCTTTGCATATTGGATATCTGGCACTGGAGGTGACAGTCGGAAGATTTTAAGGTTGTTGAAGGCAGTTTACCACCCGAGGAACCATTACCTTCTTCATCTAGATGCAGGCTGTGAAGCTCTGGAAAGGAAATCCCTGGCCCTCTCCATTGGATCAGAAAGGCTCTTCAGAGCTTTTAGGAATGTTGATGTTATTGGCCAAAGTTATCCAGTGGATAAAACTGGTCCATCGGCAGTTGCTGCAGCACTTCATGGAGCTGCAATTCTGCTCAGACTTAATGCAAATTGGGACTGGTTCATCACATTGAGTGCTTCGGATTATCCACTTGTGACTCAGGATG ATCTTCTTCATGTCTTCACATCTTTGCCGAGGAATCTGAACTTCATTGATCACACAAGTGATCTAGGATGGAAAGA GTGGGGGAGGTTTGACAAAATTATTGTAGACCCGAGTCTTTATATGGAGAACAATACATCACTTTTTTGGACTTCAGGAGATCGCAAGACACCAAATTCCTTCAAATTATTTATGG GTTCTCCGTGGGTGATTCTTAGCCGACCTTTTGTGGAGCACTGTGTGCATGGTTCAGACAACCTCCCTCGCAAATTACTCATGTACTTCGCCAATGTAGCCTATTCAGCCGAAGCCTACTTCCAAACTGTGATATGTAACACCCCTGAGTTCCAAAACACAACAATCAATAACGATCTGAGGTACTTTGTTTGGGATGATCCACCAGGACTAGAGCCACTCTTTCTCAACCAAACAAATCTGAAAGACTTGATAAAGAGCAGAGCAGCTTTTGCTAGGAAATTCATGGAAAGTGATCCCATGCTAAAGAAGATAGATAAGAAGATATTGAGGTGCCAATCTAAGCAGTGGTGTTTTTGCCAAACTGGAAATAAGGCAGTGAAGAATTCAGAAGGTGATCCTTGTTTGAGCTGGGATAACGTCAATATTATTAAGCCAAGTAAGTCGGTGTTAAGGTTAAAAAGTTTGGTAACGGAGCTTATTTCGTCCAATAATCTGTATTCAAACCAGTGTAAATTCTGA
- the LOC121997212 gene encoding beta-glucuronosyltransferase GlcAT14A-like isoform X1 produces the protein MWLLKFSQWIGISVFIVAALILAILSHSFLGGWAADQKDEVVVRSLSKGPSDPPVFAYWISGTGGDSRKILRLLKAVYHPRNHYLLHLDAGCEALERKSLALSIGSERLFRAFRNVDVIGQSYPVDKTGPSAVAAALHGAAILLRLNANWDWFITLSASDYPLVTQDDLLHVFTSLPRNLNFIDHTSDLGWKEWGRFDKIIVDPSLYMENNTSLFWTSGDRKTPNSFKLFMGSPWVILSRPFVEHCVHGSDNLPRKLLMYFANVAYSAEAYFQTVICNTPEFQNTTINNDLRYFVWDDPPGLEPLFLNQTNLKDLIKSRAAFARKFMESDPMLKKIDKKILRCQSKQWCFCQTGNKAVKNSEGDPCLSWDNVNIIKPSKSVLRLKSLVTELISSNNLYSNQCKF, from the exons ATGTGGCTACTTAAGTTCTCTCAGTGGATTGGGATATCGGTCTTCATCGTTGCTGCACTTATCTTAGCGATTCTTTCTCATTCGTTTCTAGGAGGATGGGCTGCTGACCAGAAGGATGAAGTTGTAGTTCGGTCTCTATCGAAGGGGCCTTCAGATCCTCCTGTCTTTGCATATTGGATATCTGGCACTGGAGGTGACAGTCGGAAGATTTTAAGGTTGTTGAAGGCAGTTTACCACCCGAGGAACCATTACCTTCTTCATCTAGATGCAGGCTGTGAAGCTCTGGAAAGGAAATCCCTGGCCCTCTCCATTGGATCAGAAAGGCTCTTCAGAGCTTTTAGGAATGTTGATGTTATTGGCCAAAGTTATCCAGTGGATAAAACTGGTCCATCGGCAGTTGCTGCAGCACTTCATGGAGCTGCAATTCTGCTCAGACTTAATGCAAATTGGGACTGGTTCATCACATTGAGTGCTTCGGATTATCCACTTGTGACTCAGGATG ATCTTCTTCATGTCTTCACATCTTTGCCGAGGAATCTGAACTTCATTGATCACACAAGTGATCTAGGATGGAAAGA GTGGGGGAGGTTTGACAAAATTATTGTAGACCCGAGTCTTTATATGGAGAACAATACATCACTTTTTTGGACTTCAGGAGATCGCAAGACACCAAATTCCTTCAAATTATTTATGG GTTCTCCGTGGGTGATTCTTAGCCGACCTTTTGTGGAGCACTGTGTGCATGGTTCAGACAACCTCCCTCGCAAATTACTCATGTACTTCGCCAATGTAGCCTATTCAGCCGAAGCCTACTTCCAAACTGTGATATGTAACACCCCTGAGTTCCAAAACACAACAATCAATAACGATCTGAGGTACTTTGTTTGGGATGATCCACCAGGACTAGAGCCACTCTTTCTCAACCAAACAAATCTGAAAGACTTGATAAAGAGCAGAGCAGCTTTTGCTAGGAAATTCATGGAAAGTGATCCCATGCTAAAGAAGATAGATAAGAAGATATTGAGGTGCCAATCTAAGCAGTGGTGTTTTTGCCAAACTGGAAATAAGGCAGTGAAGAATTCAGAAGGTGATCCTTGTTTGAGCTGGGATAACGTCAATATTATTAAGCCAAGTAAGTCGGTGTTAAGGTTAAAAAGTTTGGTAACGGAGCTTATTTCGTCCAATAATCTGTATTCAAACCAGTGTAAATTCTGA